The following proteins are co-located in the uncultured Draconibacterium sp. genome:
- a CDS encoding metallophosphoesterase — protein sequence MRASAFVMIPLLLIMLLLDLYSWRGIRPLLAKMKRSIAKRLFGFLFWGISAIIFSGFIWFMAGIKNVKQSEAYVFVGYLVAAFAVFYIPKFVFIVFVFIKDIQLLIQLILKWFGGRKEKRVPQFNSERKMERSEFLYQMGLIVAAIPFASIVYGVTKGKFAYRVMREKISFPNLPKAFKGLKIVQISDMHLGSFNKKYEQIEKAVELINQQEPDLILFTGDIVNNFAEETEGWAPVLKKMKAKIGKFSVLGNHDYGDYSHWETPEEKAKNLAAIKHFHKEMGFRLLLNESETITIGDEEIALIGVENWGKPPFPQHGDLKQAHSKAEHQPFKILMSHDPSHWDAEVLPDSNIDITFAGHTHGMQFGVERAGIKWSPIQYKYPRWGGLYREGEQYLYVNRGFGYIGFPGRIGMPPEITLVELV from the coding sequence ATGAGAGCAAGTGCCTTTGTAATGATACCACTTTTACTGATTATGTTGCTGCTGGATTTGTATAGCTGGCGTGGCATAAGGCCGTTGCTTGCAAAAATGAAGCGCAGCATTGCCAAACGATTATTCGGTTTCTTGTTTTGGGGAATTTCAGCCATTATTTTTTCCGGTTTTATCTGGTTTATGGCAGGTATAAAAAATGTAAAACAATCGGAAGCCTATGTTTTTGTTGGTTATTTGGTTGCTGCTTTTGCAGTTTTTTATATTCCCAAATTCGTTTTTATAGTTTTTGTTTTTATAAAAGATATTCAACTTCTGATTCAACTAATTCTTAAATGGTTCGGGGGGAGAAAGGAAAAAAGAGTTCCACAATTTAATTCGGAGAGGAAAATGGAGAGATCGGAGTTTTTATACCAAATGGGGCTTATTGTTGCAGCAATTCCGTTTGCAAGTATAGTATATGGTGTAACCAAAGGAAAGTTCGCTTACCGCGTAATGCGCGAAAAAATAAGTTTTCCGAACCTTCCCAAAGCATTTAAGGGACTTAAAATTGTTCAGATTTCGGACATGCATCTGGGGAGTTTTAACAAAAAATACGAACAGATTGAGAAAGCCGTTGAGCTGATTAACCAGCAGGAACCCGACCTGATTCTTTTTACCGGCGACATTGTAAATAATTTTGCCGAAGAAACCGAAGGCTGGGCTCCGGTACTTAAAAAGATGAAAGCTAAAATCGGGAAATTTTCGGTACTGGGTAACCACGATTACGGAGATTATTCGCATTGGGAAACACCCGAAGAAAAGGCTAAAAATCTGGCCGCGATAAAACATTTCCATAAAGAAATGGGCTTCCGCCTGCTTCTTAACGAAAGTGAAACCATTACAATTGGCGATGAAGAAATAGCATTAATAGGTGTGGAAAACTGGGGAAAACCGCCTTTCCCACAACATGGCGATTTAAAACAAGCACATTCAAAGGCAGAACATCAGCCCTTTAAAATATTAATGAGCCACGATCCCTCGCATTGGGATGCCGAAGTTCTCCCTGATTCAAACATCGATATTACCTTTGCCGGGCATACACATGGCATGCAGTTTGGCGTTGAACGTGCAGGTATAAAATGGAGTCCTATTCAATACAAATACCCACGTTGGGGTGGTTTGTACCGTGAAGGCGAACAATATTTATATGTAAACCGCGGATTTGGATACATTGGTTTTCCGGGAAGAATAGGGATGCCTCCCGAAATTACTTTGGTAGAATTGGTGTAA
- a CDS encoding DUF4382 domain-containing protein, with the protein MKKVLYVIALAVLFFTACNDDDNNNNGNEGDGRLTIRLTDAPADYEEVLIDLQELWINIADDSTGWTELPLEVTGQIDLLELANGNDTILFDDNFPSGKISQMRMILGSNNEIKVDGEYHDLKTPSAQQSGLKFNINETLEEGIEYEMWIDFDAARSVVEKGNGQFSLKPVIKVFTEASGGSITGVVSPVDARALVQAISATNDTTSTLADTLTGVFLIRGLEAGTYKLDFTPDTAYQTREIKNVDVTVGMVTDLDTVFFTGSN; encoded by the coding sequence ATGAAAAAGGTTTTGTATGTAATCGCACTGGCGGTACTTTTTTTTACCGCGTGTAATGATGACGACAACAACAACAATGGAAATGAAGGAGATGGAAGATTGACAATTCGTTTAACCGATGCCCCGGCAGATTACGAAGAAGTTTTAATTGATTTACAGGAATTGTGGATAAATATAGCCGACGACTCGACCGGATGGACAGAGTTGCCACTGGAAGTAACCGGGCAGATCGATTTGCTGGAGCTTGCCAACGGAAATGATACCATTCTGTTTGATGACAATTTCCCATCAGGAAAAATCTCACAAATGCGCATGATTTTGGGCAGTAATAACGAGATTAAAGTTGACGGTGAGTACCACGATTTAAAAACTCCATCGGCACAACAATCTGGATTAAAATTTAATATCAACGAAACACTTGAGGAAGGTATTGAATACGAAATGTGGATTGATTTTGATGCAGCACGGTCTGTTGTTGAGAAAGGAAACGGACAGTTTTCGCTTAAACCGGTGATAAAAGTATTTACCGAAGCCAGTGGTGGTTCAATTACCGGAGTGGTTTCGCCGGTTGATGCACGGGCTTTGGTGCAGGCTATTTCTGCAACAAACGATACCACAAGTACTTTGGCCGATACACTTACCGGAGTATTTCTGATTCGGGGCCTGGAAGCTGGAACTTATAAGTTGGATTTTACTCCGGATACAGCCTATCAGACCAGGGAGATTAAAAATGTAGATGTAACTGTTGGAATGGTTACTGATTTGGATACCGTATTTTTTACAGGCAGTAATTAA
- a CDS encoding alpha/beta hydrolase: protein MASKMMLQAKRSRKFKFPRRLKKYKVDEFIVHRRNVVTFSSHSSTTNKHIVFLHGGGYTVEVQKNHWWMVEQIVKKLECKFSFIEYPLAPEHNYKKAHTMLAEAYTQLCHKHPNDTFYLLGDSAGGGFCLAFAQTLRNIQFKRRPKKIALLSPWLDLSISNTDIKKQETLDLILSAKTLQKCAAWFSDDLDLKAPILSPLYGNMNDLNSVAVFIGTCELFLPDCRLLKQKTEASNTSIIYKEYEGMQHDFIIFPIKERHIILHDVLEYLA, encoded by the coding sequence ATGGCCAGCAAAATGATGTTACAGGCTAAGCGCTCCCGGAAATTCAAATTCCCGCGCCGACTAAAAAAATACAAAGTCGATGAGTTTATAGTGCACCGGCGAAATGTGGTGACTTTTTCCTCGCACAGCAGCACTACAAACAAACACATTGTTTTTCTACACGGCGGTGGATATACCGTTGAAGTGCAAAAAAATCACTGGTGGATGGTGGAACAAATTGTGAAAAAATTGGAGTGTAAATTTAGTTTTATTGAATACCCGCTGGCACCCGAACACAATTACAAAAAAGCACATACCATGCTTGCCGAAGCTTATACCCAACTTTGCCACAAACACCCAAACGATACGTTTTATTTGTTGGGCGACTCGGCCGGTGGCGGATTTTGTCTGGCTTTTGCGCAAACGTTGCGTAATATCCAATTTAAACGCAGGCCCAAGAAAATTGCCTTATTATCGCCCTGGCTCGATCTTTCGATAAGCAACACCGACATTAAGAAACAGGAAACTTTAGATTTAATCCTTTCTGCCAAAACCTTACAAAAGTGTGCAGCATGGTTTTCTGATGACTTGGATTTGAAGGCTCCCATTCTATCGCCTCTTTATGGAAATATGAACGATTTAAACAGTGTAGCAGTATTTATTGGTACCTGCGAACTTTTTCTACCCGACTGCCGCTTGTTAAAACAAAAAACAGAAGCTTCGAATACTTCCATCATTTACAAAGAATACGAGGGTATGCAGCACGACTTTATAATATTCCCCATTAAAGAGCGGCACATTATTTTACACGATGTGTTGGAGTATTTGGCCTAA